The Harpia harpyja isolate bHarHar1 chromosome 13, bHarHar1 primary haplotype, whole genome shotgun sequence genome contains a region encoding:
- the BOLA3 gene encoding bolA-like protein 3, giving the protein MAAAAGLLCRGPLFLRRGTWRSFTSQTEGEARVTQVLREKFPRASAIKVVDISGGCGAMYEIHIESEDFKEKRTVQQHQMVNQALSEEIKSMHGLRIFTSTPKP; this is encoded by the exons atggccgccgcggcggggctgctgTGCCGCGGGCCG ctcttccTGCGCCGTGGCACCTGGCGAAGCTTCACCTCGCAGACGGAGGGGGAGGCCCGAGTGACCCAGGTCCTGCGGGAGAAGTTTCCCCGGGCTTCTGCCATCAAAGTCGTGGATATATCAG GCGGCTGTGGTGCCATGTACGAAATTCACATTGAGTCGGAGGACTTCAAGGAGAAGCGGACGGTGCAGCAGCACCAGATGGTTAACCAG GCACTGAGTGAGGAGATCAAGAGCATGCATGGACTGCGCATCTTCACCTCCACCCCCAAACCTTGA